From a single Aridibaculum aurantiacum genomic region:
- a CDS encoding transposase, which produces MSQKVERTVIRYSNSFKLMVVQEIEEGHAIEAIRRKYGIGGGATIQIWIKKYGRNHLLNKVVRVETMNERDRIKELEEENRKLKIKLAETFLAKDCLEELVKIANEEYRTDLKKNFGTRSPNDLKKDTE; this is translated from the coding sequence ATGTCACAAAAAGTAGAGAGAACAGTCATCCGGTACAGTAATAGCTTTAAGCTAATGGTTGTCCAGGAGATTGAAGAGGGTCATGCTATTGAAGCTATTCGCAGAAAGTATGGTATCGGTGGAGGTGCAACAATCCAGATCTGGATTAAGAAGTATGGCAGAAATCATTTACTCAACAAAGTTGTACGCGTAGAAACTATGAATGAAAGAGACCGGATAAAGGAACTCGAAGAAGAGAACAGGAAACTGAAAATTAAATTGGCAGAAACTTTCCTGGCAAAGGATTGCCTGGAGGAGTTGGTGAAAATTGCTAATGAAGAATACCGGACAGATTTAAAAAAAAATTTTGGTACAAGGTCTCCGAACGACTTGAAGAAAGACACAGAGTAA